The genomic stretch CGACACCTTTAATATCTCCATTTCGGAGACCTCTTTCAATCTCTCTTCTTTGTTTAGGTAAATACCCTCCTCGATACCCCATGATGGAGCGTGGCCCTAACTCCCGCTGTTCCAACTGCTGCAAGTAGGTGAGGAGGATCTCAACACGAACACGACTCCGTGCAAAAACGATTGTTTGGATGTTATTCTTCAACAGTTCTACTGCTAAATTTCTTGCTTCAAGCGTAGCGGAACGCCTGATATTAAGCGCCTGATTGACAACGGGGGGATTATAAAGAACAAAGTGTTTCCGGCCGGTTGGTGCCCCATTGTTATTAATCAAGGTAATTTGTTCTCCGGTTAGCTCTTCGGCAAGCTCCTTCGGATTCGCAATCGTTGCTGATGTACAAATAAAAATAGGGTTACTTCCATAAAATTGGCAAATGCGCTTCAATCTTCGAATTACGTTAGCGACATGGCTTCCAAATACACCACGATACGTATGAAGCTCATCAATCACAATCACTTTAAGGTTTTCAAATAGTGAAACCCACTTTGTATGGTGAGGAAGAATAGCAGAATGCAACATGTCTGGGTTCGTCATAACAATGTGTCCTGCTTTACGAACGATTTGTCTAATCGTTGGAGACGTATCTCCATCGTACGTATACCCTTTTAAATCAACTTCCATCTCATCAATTAACTCATTGATCTCACTCTTTTGATCCTGTGCAAGGGCTTTTGTTGGGAACAAATAAAGAGCGCGACTAGAAGGATCTTTCAATATCGTATCTAGAACAGGCAAATTATAGCACAAGGTTTTTCCTGAAGCGGTTGGTGTAACAGCTACGAAGCTGTTTCCTTTTGAAGCCTCATCATATGCTGTCGCCTGATGTGTGTATAATTGTTCCACGCCTCTTTCTTCAAGAGCTTTCTGAAGCTCTGGCTGAAGCCCTTGTGGAAAAGGTGCTGTTTTCGCTTCCTTCGGTTCAATCGTTTTCCAGTTTACGATATTAGACCGATACTTTTCCTCCTGCTGAAACATCTCCAGAAGCTGGGGCAGTTTCTTTTTTCTTTCCATCCGATCACCTCAAAAATTATTCTATGTCTATTGTAGCGAATACGCGTTCGAATGGATACCGTTTTGATTGGAAAGCCCCCTTTCCATTACCTTCTAACGATTGATCGAAATACACAATCAATTCTATTTCGATCTATTAAACGCCTTTCTTTTAAGAGACGAGCTTTTTTCTCTAATTGATTTAATTCTTCTTCAAGATTGCCTATTAAGTGTTCTGGCTTACTAAGCGTTTCTCTTCTGAATAACGTCTTTCCCTGCATTTTTATATGAGCATGAACCGATGAATTATGGAGAAGTTGAGGGAGAGTTAACCGAGGAAAGCTTTCATTCTCCAAAACCCACCTTCCAAAAAGAATCGCCTTTAAAGCATAAAGCATTCCTTTTTGATCGGATCGTTCTTCCTGTGCTTTTAAATTTGTTATCCCCATCTTAATATAATGAAACAATAATGGTTTTACCGAAAAACAATTCATGCTTAATTCCCTAAGCATTTTCACTTCTTCCGTTTCCTTGTAAATAGTCGGTGAAATGAACCACTCAAGAATGGAAGGATTCGATTTACCTATTAAAAAGAGGGCCTTTTGTATATCCCACCCATGGAATTCAGCGTTTCCGCTGTTCACTTCTAAAACATCAGTCTGAGGAAGCGCGACTTCCCGCTTCACATGCAAATAAAATTGTAATCTTATTCTTTTCTTCTAGCTCCTTAAGCGTTGTTGTGATCCCACTCATGACATAACCTCTTTATCAACAAAAAGCCACCAGATTTAGCCCGGTAGCTTTTTCGTTTATTTTTCTAATTCTTTCATTACTTTATCCACGTCCGTCTCAGGGAGTGAACAGCTGAAATTCTCGCAAATGTAAATGGTCGTTTCGTTTGTCTTCTCAAAGTTAGCAGCGAATGGGGCTGCTTCTGTTAGTTCCGTCGGATCTTCGATGCTCATTACGGTTAGTTCAGGTAAAAAGTTTTGCTGTAGAAACTGTATCAATCTTTTTTTATTACGATCATGGTTTGAACCAACGATGACCACTTCTTTAGAAGAAGATCGTTCATAGAGCTTACTCATTAAGAAATAAGCATGACCACTTGAATACGATGAAGCGTCACCTGAAAAAGCGGTAAACATTCGATTAGCCCACTCATCATATTTCATTTGGCCAGTTAACTTCGATAAACGGAGCAACTGAAGAACAGCAACGCTATTTCCAGATGGTAGGGCACCATCGTGAACATCTTTCGGTCTTGCGATCAATTGATCAGCATCATGGCCATATAAGTAGAATCCTCCAGAACTCTCGTCCCAAAACAATTCGTACATATCATCAGAGATTTTCTTTGCTTTAACAAGATATTGAGGGTTATACGTAGACTCATACAGTTCATTTAATGCCCATAACCCATAGGCATAGTCGTCATGGTACGCTTTGAACTTCACTTCTCCATCACGATAACGAGCCATTAAACGTCCATCGATCACCATGTTATCTTCAATAAACCGATACGACTTTTCAGCTAATTGAGTGTATTCAATTTGTTGAAACGCTCTTCCAGCTTTCGCAAATGCCGCAATCATTAACATGTTCCAACTCGTTAAAATTTTATCATCTTTATACGGATGAACGCGTTTTTCTCTCTCGGCATAAAGTTTCTTTCTTGCTGTCTCCAATTGAGTTTGGACGTCTTCTTCTGTCAGGTTGAATGATTTAGCAATCTTTGAAAGATCCGTTTTGATTAAGTTAGGAATGTTTTTCCCTTCGAAATTCCCTCTCGTTGTGATGTCATATACTTCGGAATACAGAGAGCCAAGTTCTTCACCTAAGATTGTGTGAACTTCTTCTTTTGTCCACACATAAAACTTGCCTTCTTCCCCTTCAGAATCAGCATCTTCTGCGG from Bacillus sp. Cs-700 encodes the following:
- a CDS encoding thioredoxin domain-containing protein — protein: MKNSNQPYENKLIHEKSPYLLQHAHNPVDWFPWGEEAFEKARRENKPVLVSIGYSTCHWCHVMERESFEDEETAKLLNDRFVAIKVDREERPDIDSIYMKVCQGLTGQGGWPLNVFVTPDQKPFYAGTYFPKESRYNLPGFKDAIMQLYQQYNENPERITGIGDKITASLQERINAEGGELTEEPLHKAFEQMQNSFDTIFGGFGQSPKFPSPHMLMYLLRYYRQYNQDLGLTMVTRTLDAMANGGIYDHVGFGFARYAVDQEWLVPHFEKMLYDNAMLALTYTEAFQVTGNERYKRVACEILAYVQRDMTGNEGGFYSAEDADSEGEEGKFYVWTKEEVHTILGEELGSLYSEVYDITTRGNFEGKNIPNLIKTDLSKIAKSFNLTEEDVQTQLETARKKLYAEREKRVHPYKDDKILTSWNMLMIAAFAKAGRAFQQIEYTQLAEKSYRFIEDNMVIDGRLMARYRDGEVKFKAYHDDYAYGLWALNELYESTYNPQYLVKAKKISDDMYELFWDESSGGFYLYGHDADQLIARPKDVHDGALPSGNSVAVLQLLRLSKLTGQMKYDEWANRMFTAFSGDASSYSSGHAYFLMSKLYERSSSKEVVIVGSNHDRNKKRLIQFLQQNFLPELTVMSIEDPTELTEAAPFAANFEKTNETTIYICENFSCSLPETDVDKVMKELEK
- a CDS encoding nucleotidyltransferase domain-containing protein, with protein sequence MSGITTTLKELEEKNKITILFACEAGSRASSD
- a CDS encoding nucleotidyltransferase domain-containing protein — translated: MNSGNAEFHGWDIQKALFLIGKSNPSILEWFISPTIYKETEEVKMLRELSMNCFSVKPLLFHYIKMGITNLKAQEERSDQKGMLYALKAILFGRWVLENESFPRLTLPQLLHNSSVHAHIKMQGKTLFRRETLSKPEHLIGNLEEELNQLEKKARLLKERRLIDRNRIDCVFRSIVRR